The following are from one region of the Saccharomyces kudriavzevii IFO 1802 strain IFO1802 genome assembly, chromosome: 12 genome:
- the SKDI12G0080 gene encoding uncharacterized protein (similar to Saccharomyces cerevisiae YLL054C) gives MNLATRKKAKPSFVCLRCKQRKTKCDKLWPTCSKCKSSSSVCTYEIEPGRTNISPPTTNSTHGGIKSITPSSISTSDSSTFTPYASAKDWEMKNFALRLWNAHEKLVVMNNTTIVDSPFAFHSILQQDLFSKALTTCIHGKILIDVERHRENASIDSEKKEMNLPISDIGPLFFIDKAALIFCDGTSKLSKLSPPVDFLYNTYDYEQAYPEERNDKISIDILLQELSQYLLNKHEVDTLLTEFYKAIYPMYPFLEISLFEGNMKEFLQPNNFNGYTIVLNDKKSRRNLETITLLTIILALSHRSLTLRNDILFEESSQVKANNLSLIAHKLISLMNVFTYTNEHTFCCLLYFFILRCLNPDQIDMYPSHSDLLNLKFLNEVAIKLGLNEEPFQYTRYIIEEDDYPRLFNLRRKLWLGVQFLKFQMSTPEGDSDILSLEYLRSFIKIDESLPELFEKNYTSTNNLDLSLMAISEDIYHFHLSLQELLTSCAPINGSSYLKEILNNIDRAKNFLNQKFPILLNSPEEPKLKSLHINVPSLFANGELFDLRTFEENETFMTNVIGYTSTMNVHHSLALYFEKKCFENPSEYEKYYHHFTFTAMQDYLTLLKLVSEYFNGSLAHLREPFGFVTQKVVWCSILRLLIFQATLLVKLSFKKSTCGRPAVFTGMEDDRNTKIIQVIDGLIKLMSYHMKLLIEIITSNLEKHYIGSFISVTIFRYIIYLVDTDELSSLIVDYWKSSANVNEKYRKIHKIVGLKWGLSRSKSFSIASKLNNPLVLGSLNLEILKILEKLVSDQEFSRNFSGDVDPLQNGVDIMNYDSDAFDQLTETDFERLLGFFPDLTNL, from the coding sequence ATGAACCTTGCAACTCGAAAGAAGGCAAAACCAtcatttgtttgtttgcGGTGTAAACAGAGAAAGACTAAATGCGACAAACTTTGGCCCACATGCTCGAAATGCAAGAGTTCATCTTCAGTCTGCACCTACGAAATAGAACCAGGACGAACTAACATATCACCTCCCACCACTAATAGCACACACGGCGGTATTAAGAGCATTACTCcctcttcaatttccacAAGTGACTCTTCTACTTTCACTCCATATGCAAGTGCTAAAGACTgggaaatgaaaaattttgccCTGAGGCTATGGAACGCACATGAAAAACTTGTGGTTATGAATAATACAACCATTGTTGATAGCCCGTTTGCTTTCCACAGCATCCTTCAACAAGATTTATTCTCCAAAGCTTTAACCACTTGCATACACGGGAAAATACTGATTGATGTTGAACGCCATCGTGAGAATGCGTCTATCGATagtgagaaaaaagaaatgaactTACCAATTAGTGATATCGGACCcttgttttttattgataaaGCCGCGTTGATATTTTGTGATGGTACTTCTAAATTGAGTAAATTGTCTCCGCCAGTGGACTTTTTATATAATACGTATGATTATGAGCAAGCCTATCCTGAAGAACGTAACGACAAAATCTCAATTGATATCCTTTTGCAGGAGCTATCTCAATATTTGTTGAACAAGCATGAGGTTGACACCTTATTGACGGAATTTTACAAGGCAATTTATCCGATGTACCCGTTCTTGGAAATATCATTATTTGAAGGAAATATGAAGGAATTTTTGCAGCCAAACAACTTCAATGGTTACACCATTGTATTAAACGATAAGAAATCTAGAAGAAACCTGGAAACTATCACACTACTAACCATTATATTGGCTCTTTCTCATAGAAGTTTAACCTTACGCAACGACattctttttgaagaatccTCCCAGGTGAAAGCTAATAATTTGTCACTAATTGCTCACAAACTTATTTCTCTCATGAATGTCTTCACATATACGAATGAGCACACgttttgttgtttgttatattttttcatattaCGGTGCCTGAATCCAGATCAGATTGACATGTATCCCTCCCACAGCGACTTGTTAAAtctgaagtttttgaatgaagtTGCAATAAAACTAGGATTAAACGAAGAACCCTTCCAATACACCAGATATATCATCGAAGAGGACGATTATCCGAGGCTGTTCAAtttaagaagaaaattatggTTAGGCGTCCAGTTTTTAAAATTCCAAATGTCAACACCGGAGGGTGATTCTGACATACTGAGTTTGGAATATCTACGGTCCTTTATTAAGATCGACGAATCACTGCCTGAGctgtttgaaaaaaactacaCTTCTACTAATAATCTAGATTTATCATTAATGGCTATATCAGAGGATATCTATCATTTCCACTTATCATTACAGGAACTGTTAACTTCCTGCGCACCAATTAATGGTTCTTcgtatttgaaagaaatattaAATAATATTGATAGAGccaagaattttttaaatcaaaaatttcctATTCTGTTAAATTCTCCGGAAGAGCCTAAATTGAAAAGCTTGCATATTAACGTTCCTTCTTTGTTTGCAAACGGCGagctttttgatttgagaacctttgaagaaaatgaaacattTATGACCAATGTTATCGGATATACTAGTACTATGAATGTCCATCACAGTTTGGCCTTgtactttgaaaagaaatgcttCGAGAATCCCTCTGAATACGAGAAATATTACCATCATTTTACTTTTACCGCTATGCAAGATTATTTGACGTTGCTTAAATTAGTCTCAGAATACTTCAACGGAAGCTTGGCTCACTTACGAGAGCCTTTCGGGTTTGTAACCCAAAAAGTCGTTTGGTGCTCCATACTCAGACTACTTATATTTCAGGCCACTCTACTCGTTAAGTTATCCTTCAAGAAAAGTACATGTGGCCGACCCGCTGTATTCACGGGAATGGAAGATGATAGAAACACGAAAATTATTCAGGTTATTGATGGACTGATTAAACTAATGTCATACCATATGAAATTGCTGATCGAAATTATTACTTCTAATTTAGAGAAGCATTATATCGGTTCATTCATATCAGTCACTATATTCCggtatattatatatttgGTAGATACTGACGAGTTGTCTTCACTGATAGTAGATTACTGGAAAAGTAGCGCCAATGTGAATGAAAAGTacagaaaaattcataaaaTTGTTGGCCTAAAATGGGGATTAAGTCGAAGCAAATCGTTTTCAATCGCTTCAAAGCTCAACAATCCGCTGGTCCTAGGAAGCTTAAACCTAGAGAttttaaaaattttggaaaaactgGTCTCCGATCAAGAATTCTCAAGAAACTTTAGTGGTGATGTTGATCCCTTACAGAATGGAGTTGATATCATGAACTATGACAGTGACGCTTTTGACCAATTAACGGAAACTGACTTTGAGAGGTTGCTCGGATTTTTCCCCGACTTGACTAACTTGTAA
- the SKDI12G0090 gene encoding aquaporin family protein (similar to Saccharomyces cerevisiae AQY2 (YLL052C)) yields the protein MSTESNDIEKNISHLDPSGVDNAYIPPEQPETKHSRFNIDRDTLRNHLIAAVGEFCGTFMFLWCAYVICNVANNDVSLKTEPEGSHPGQLIMIALGFGFSVMFSIWCFAGVSGGALNPAVSLSLCLARAISPTRCVVMWFSQIIAGMAAGGAASAMTPGKVLFANSLGLGCSRSRGLFLEMFGTAALCLTVLMTAVEKRETNFMAAFPIGISLFIAHVALTGYTGTGVNPARSLGAAVAARYFPTYHWIYWIGPLLGAFLAWSIWQLLQILDYTTYVNAEKAAGQKKKD from the coding sequence ATGTCCACCGAATCTAAcgacattgaaaaaaacatttcgCATTTGGACCCAAGCGGTGTCGATAATGCCTATATTCCGCCTGAGCAGCCTGAAACAAAGCATTCCCGTTTCAATATCGACAGGGACACCTTGAGAAACCACCTCATTGCTGCCGTGGGTGAGTTTTGTGGGACTTTCATGTTTTTATGGTGCGCTTACGTTATTTGTAACGTCGCTAATAATGATGTTTCCTTGAAAACTGAACCGGAAGGTTCCCACCCCGGTCAATTGATCATGATTGCCCTTGGTTTTGGGTTTTCCGTCATGTTTTCTATCTGGTGTTTCGCTGGTGTCTCCGGTGGTGCTTTGAACCCGGCCGTCTCTCTTTCTCTATGCTTGGCCAGAGCTATCTCACCCACTAGATGTGTGGTGATGTGGTTCTCTCAGATCATTGCTGGGATGGCTGCTGGTGGTGCTGCTAGTGCCATGACCCCAGGTAAGGTCCTCTTTGCCAATTCCTTGGGTCTAGGCTGTTCCAGATCCAGGGGGTTATTCTTGGAAATGTTCGGTACAGCTGCATTGTGTCTGACTGTTTTGATGACGGCTGTTGAAAAGCGTGAAACCAACTTCATGGCTGCGTTTCCAATCGGCATTTCCTTATTCATTGCCCATGTCGCTTTGACCGGCTACACCGGTACCGGTGTTAACCCTGCAAGATCCTTGGGCGCTGCCGTTGCTGCCAGATATTTCCCCACTTACCACTGGATTTATTGGATTGGTCCGCTATTAGGCGCGTTCTTGGCGTGGTCCATCTGGCAACTATTGCAAATCCTGGACTACACTACCTACGTTAATGCTGAAAAGGCAGCAGggcaaaagaagaaagattaG
- the FRE6 gene encoding putative ferric-chelate reductase (similar to Saccharomyces cerevisiae FRE6 (YLL051C)) — MRKPLLLLTWWISLASAVSIKLPSTEKRDHLEYNAVLACASYINTLEWSFDSSLSPGFYSTVCSYPPAFDTWSLCTFNSLTDHAPSTDNTSFEGSLGYVRNTCSFVDGKFINISLEQYYFSLNNASLHAIGDYSSVEHLSTSIRVDCKTRNKWIRAFHAHAYNLDVSSVYGTYLSYYFVAVGVIAMFFHMSHYNGLNRALFRSRFINYIRGHFVLPTFLIDKHANHFKFMDLEVFTGLMPSSLESWIIIGYSLANVIFLSIDYIIDPYNLIFQNRLSQFTRLVADRSGILAFTQFPLIIIFTARNSFLEFLTGLKFNSFISFHKWIGRIMVLNATVHSLSYSLFALASHSFTASNKQLYWKFGIAAITTLSVLLILSLGLVRKTHYEFFLYTHIVLAILFFYCCWKHVKIFNGWKEWIVISLIIWGFEKVFRIWNILQFRFPKATLINLNTSKNPHDEMFKVIIPKHNHNWHSKPGQYCFIYFLHPLVFWQCHPFTIIDEGDKCVLVIKPKNGLTRFIYNRILQSLNGKLQLRVAIEGPYGPSNHKLDRFDHLLLLSGGSGLPGPLDHAIKLSRGPDKSANINLIIAIKNLAFLSGYNSEILELKENRSRVNVQIYLTQKTAVMKKADARDQLTNVNDLMAELTSFAQIEHTRPNFNEVIDKTIRKSIPRDSLAIVCCGPPVLVDDVRNNVSRKIIDYPERVIEYFEEYQCW; from the coding sequence ATGCGTAAGCCACTTCTGCTTCTAACGTGGTGGATATCGTTAGCAAGCGCTGTGAGTATAAAGTTACCAAGCACCGAAAAGCGAGACCATTTAGAATACAACGCTGTGCTAGCATGCGCATCGTATATCAACACTCTGGAATGGTCATTCGATAGTTCTCTTTCACCCGGGTTCTACTCTACCGTATGCTCTTATCCGCCGGCGTTTGATACTTGGTCATTATGTACCTTTAATTCACTCACAGACCACGCTCCTTCCACAGACAACACAAGTTTCGAAGGAAGCTTGGGCTACGTACGGAATACCTGCTCGTTCGTCGATGGAAAGTTTATCAACATTTCGTTAGAACAGTACTACTTCTCTTTGAATAATGCTTCCTTGCACGCTATAGGTGACTATAGTTCTGTTGAACACTTATCCACATCAATCCGGGTCGATTGTAAAACGAGGAACAAATGGATACGAGCATTTCATGCTCATGCTTATAATTTGGATGTCAGTAGCGTATATGGTACGTATTTGAGTTACTATTTCGTTGCAGTGGGAGTCATCGCCATGTTCTTCCATATGAGTCATTACAATGGGTTGAATCGAGCGCTATTCCGGTCTCGATTTATCAACTATATTCGAGGCCATTTTGTATTGCCCACATTTTTAATCGATAAGCATGCTAACCATTTCAAGTTCATGGATTTGGAAGTCTTTACGGGTTTGATGCCAAGTTCCTTAGAATCGTGGATTATTATTGGCTACTCATTGGCTAACGTCATATTTTTGTCCATAGACTACATCATAGATCCATATAAtcttattttccaaaaccGTCTGTCACAATTTACCAGGTTAGTAGCCGATAGATCCGGGATATTGGCATTTACACAGTTTCCTTtaatcatcatcttcacgGCAAGGAATagttttttggaatttctgACAGGACTCAAATTCAACTCATTCATTAGTTTTCATAAATGGATCGGTAGAATCATGGTCTTGAATGCAACAGTACATTCCCTTTCGTATTCGTTATTTGCTCTGGCCAGCCACAGCTTTACAGCGAGCAACAAACAGTTATACTGGAAGTTTGGCATTGCAGCTATAACGACGCTTTCCGTCTTGCTGATTTTATCACTAGGATTGGTAAGGAAAACCCACTACGAGTTTTTCCTGTACACGCATATCGTATTGGCCATTCtgttcttttattgttgttggaaACACGTCAAGATCTTCAATGGTTGGAAAGAATGGATTGTGATATCCTTGATTATCTGGGGGTTTGAGAAAGTATTCAGAATTTGGAACATTTTGCAATTCAGATTCCCCAAAGCTACACTAATCAATTTGAACACCAGCAAGAACCCTCATGACGAAATGTTCAAAGTAATCATACCCAAACATAACCACAACTGGCATTCCAAGCCGGGTCAGTATTGTTTCATTTACTTCTTACATCCATTGGTGTTTTGGCAATGCCATCCATTCACCATTATCGACGAAGGAGATAAATGTGTTTTGGTGATCAAACCGAAGAATGGTCTCACAAGGTTCATATACAACCGGATCTTGCAATCATTAAATGGTAAGTTGCAGCTCCGAGTGGCCATTGAAGGACCATATGGGCCTAGTAATCACAAGCTGGACAGATTCGACCATTTGCTATTATTGAGCGGAGGGTCAGGCTTACCTGGCCCATTAGACCATGCCATAAAACTTTCACGGGGACCCGACAAATCAGCAAATATAAATTTAATCATAGCGATCAAGAATCTTGCGTTTCTGAGTGGTTACAACTCTGAAATCTTagaattgaaggaaaaccGATCCCGTGTCAACGTGCAGATATATCTCACGCAGAAAACTGCTGTTATGAAGAAAGCAGATGCACGTGACCAACTAACAAATGTCAATGATTTAATGGCCGAACTAACAAGCTTTGCCCAGATCGAGCACACAAGACCCAATTTTAATGAGGTAATCGACAAAACAATAAGGAAATCGATACCAAGAGACTCTTTAGCGATCGTATGCTGCGGTCCGCCCGTCCTGGTCGACGATGTAAGAAACAACGTTTCCCGAAAAATTATCGATTATCCTGAAAGGGTAATcgaatattttgaagaataccAATGCTGGTGA
- the COF1 gene encoding cofilin (similar to Saccharomyces cerevisiae COF1 (YLL050C); ancestral locus Anc_4.2), with product MSRSGVAVADESLAAFNDLKLGKKYKFILFALNDAKTEIIVKETSNDPSYDSFLEKLPENDCLYAIYDFEYEINGNEGKRSKIVFFTWSPDTAPVRSKMVYASSKDALRRALNGVSTDVQGTDFSEVSFDSVLERVSRGAGSH from the exons atgtcTAGATCTGG tgttgctgttgctgatGAATCCCTTGCCGCTTTCAATGACTTGAAGTTGGGCAAAAAGTACAAATTTATTTTATTCGCTTTGAACGATGCTAAAACCGAAATTATTGTCAAGGAAACGTCTAACGATCCATCTTACGACTCTTTCTTAGAGAAGTTGCCAGAGAATGACTGTCTTTACGCCATCTACGATTTTGAATACGAAATTAATGGTAATGAAGGCAAGAGATCCaagattgttttcttcaccTGGTCCCCAGATACTGCTCCAGTCAGATCCAAGATGGTTTACGCTTCCTCCAAGGATGCTTTAAGAAGGGCTTTGAACGGTGTCTCCACTGACGTACAAGGTACTGATTTCTCCGAAGTCTCCTTCGATTCCGTTTTGGAAAGAGTCAGCAGAGGTGCTGGTTCCCATTAG
- the LDB18 gene encoding Ldb18p (similar to Saccharomyces cerevisiae LDB18 (YLL049W); ancestral locus Anc_4.3): MTGCELVEALEDRCYRLEGALGTGYSKNADVSVQLDKLYAQLHDLYFQSLKYSQNLLELLNVFIVEDVGDTSTPDDIHIFTSCFDDIYSLYSKFDDLNNQYMEFSQTGENSFDQIPFKDANTQTQHIKELPGLVKNCNVMILRSMTILNRFIEWNIEVNGFFQFQRKRLLNLQKIVYRK; this comes from the coding sequence ATGACGGGTTGCGAGCTTGTTGAAGCTCTGGAGGATAGATGTTACCGACTGGAGGGGGCTTTAGGCACTGGGTATAGCAAGAATGCCGATGTTTCAGTTCAACTTGATAAACTGTACGCGCAGTTACATGATCTGTATTTCCAGAGCCTGAAGTACTCTCAAAACTTACTGGAACTCTTGAATGTTTTCATTGTTGAAGACGTGGGAGATACAAGCACTCCTGATGATATTCATATATTTACTAGTTGTTTTGATGACATCTATTCTCTATATAGTAAATTTGACGATTTGAACAATCAATATATGGAGTTCTCCCAAACCGGTGAGAATTCATTCGATCAGATTCCTTTCAAAGATGCTAATACCCAGACACAACACATTAAGGAACTACCTGGGCTGGTAAAAAATTGCAACGTGATGATTTTGAGATCAATGACAATTTTGAACCGTTTCATTGAGTGGAATATCGAAGTTAATggatttttccaatttcaaaggaaaaggtTATTAAATTTACAAAAGATTGTTTATAGAAAATAA